Proteins encoded by one window of Anaerolineales bacterium:
- a CDS encoding SH3 domain-containing protein — protein sequence MKNRSARLARVVRIALIIVCAFGALTAPPPARAETGSNWTGAYYGNPTLSGAPVFYRIDPAVVFNWGFNPPGVGIGSTYWSASWQSIQYFNAGTYRFTITADDGVRVFVDGILILDAWRDQAATTYYVNYTLATGNHSLRVDYYQAQGEARIAVSWDLVQTPSSAWTAQYFNNPYLSGYPTITRYEYAINYFWGFGSPDPFIYADNFSARWTGTFPFSAATYRFLLAGKGGVRLFIDDILIIDRWFDQPLTAYSIDVAIGAGLHTLRVEYSHFFGEATARLTYDLAIGPPIQSDEWYAEYFPNQHLSGSPGFTRNEGRSGINATWTNQPPTSGVRENFSARWTRRVCGFGRPTTFFLTVDDGARLFVDNILIIDQWRLQAATTYQATVNLASGCHTLRLEYFQDRGQGVTFLTWTPPDGQQPILYPFGGQPPPNLTGTTAMVDFASALNVRIGPGVSYPRLTSIPRGTLMQLYERNADGSWVRMATQTGIAGWVYAPYLRILSGSILTLPIGGVTPPPNPIPTGVRGKLISGLQLRTGPSNAYPTQGILEWGTVVDIIGRNSNNTWLQVRFGAYTGWVYAPYVIIVSGTLVSVPITG from the coding sequence ATGAAAAACCGGAGTGCAAGACTCGCCCGTGTCGTGCGTATAGCGCTGATTATTGTCTGCGCGTTTGGGGCGCTTACTGCCCCACCCCCTGCTCGTGCCGAGACGGGTTCAAACTGGACAGGGGCTTATTACGGAAATCCAACGCTTTCGGGAGCGCCTGTCTTTTACCGGATCGATCCGGCTGTCGTTTTCAACTGGGGGTTCAATCCCCCCGGCGTGGGCATTGGTTCTACCTATTGGTCAGCCTCGTGGCAGTCTATCCAATATTTCAACGCCGGAACCTACCGCTTCACCATCACCGCTGACGACGGCGTGCGCGTTTTTGTAGATGGTATTTTGATTCTTGATGCATGGCGCGACCAAGCAGCGACGACCTACTATGTGAACTACACCCTAGCGACGGGCAATCACTCCCTGCGCGTCGATTACTATCAGGCGCAGGGTGAGGCGCGAATCGCGGTCTCGTGGGATTTGGTGCAAACGCCTAGTTCGGCTTGGACGGCTCAGTACTTCAATAACCCGTACCTCTCTGGCTACCCAACGATCACCCGCTATGAGTATGCGATCAATTACTTTTGGGGCTTTGGCTCGCCCGATCCCTTCATTTACGCTGATAACTTCAGCGCTCGCTGGACGGGGACGTTCCCTTTCAGCGCGGCAACGTATCGCTTCTTGCTTGCTGGCAAGGGCGGGGTGCGCCTTTTTATTGATGACATATTGATCATTGACCGCTGGTTTGACCAACCCCTTACGGCATATAGCATTGATGTGGCGATTGGGGCGGGACTCCACACCTTGCGCGTTGAATACAGCCATTTCTTTGGTGAGGCAACCGCCCGCCTCACCTACGATCTGGCAATTGGTCCCCCCATCCAAAGCGACGAGTGGTATGCTGAATATTTCCCCAACCAGCACCTGAGTGGATCGCCGGGCTTTACCCGCAACGAAGGACGGAGCGGGATTAATGCCACATGGACGAATCAGCCGCCGACATCTGGGGTGCGGGAGAACTTCAGCGCCCGTTGGACGCGCCGTGTCTGTGGCTTTGGACGCCCAACGACCTTCTTCCTCACTGTTGACGATGGGGCGCGGCTGTTTGTCGATAACATCCTCATCATTGATCAATGGCGTTTGCAGGCAGCAACGACCTACCAAGCAACGGTGAATCTTGCCTCTGGCTGTCACACGCTCCGCCTCGAATACTTCCAAGATCGCGGTCAGGGCGTCACCTTCCTCACGTGGACTCCCCCCGATGGGCAGCAACCGATCCTCTACCCCTTTGGCGGGCAGCCCCCTCCCAACCTGACGGGGACAACGGCAATGGTCGATTTTGCCAGTGCCTTGAACGTCCGTATCGGACCGGGCGTCAGCTACCCACGTCTGACGAGCATCCCGCGCGGGACGCTTATGCAGTTGTATGAGCGCAACGCCGATGGTTCATGGGTGCGTATGGCAACCCAAACGGGAATTGCCGGATGGGTCTATGCACCCTATCTGCGCATCCTCAGCGGGTCAATCCTGACACTGCCCATTGGCGGGGTCACCCCACCGCCCAACCCCATCCCCACCGGCGTCCGCGGCAAGCTGATCAGCGGCTTGCAACTGCGCACAGGACCGAGCAACGCTTACCCCACACAAGGTATTTTGGAATGGGGAACTGTGGTAGACATCATCGGGCGCAACAGCAACAACACTTGGCTGCAAGTGCGTTTTGGGGCATATACAGGGTGGGTTTACGCGCCCTACGTGATCATCGTCTCTGGTACGTTGGTGAGCGTCCCGATCACGGGATAG
- a CDS encoding nuclear transport factor 2 family protein has product MYHTIVRRKLLSNFQKLNQGDYEAIVRQFSPSAYHHVAGDLSLGGERHSRDGIGQWYTRLYRIFPGIQFTVRGVVIQGLPWDTPIAVQFQVSATLKNGQLYTNEVAQFIRLKWGQIAQMRLYEDTQKLAAALDVQSAAGVSEAKAAPIAG; this is encoded by the coding sequence GTGTATCACACCATTGTTCGGCGGAAACTGCTGAGTAACTTCCAAAAGCTCAATCAGGGCGATTACGAGGCGATAGTGAGGCAGTTTAGCCCCTCGGCTTACCACCATGTCGCTGGCGATTTATCCCTCGGCGGGGAGCGCCACAGCCGCGATGGTATTGGGCAGTGGTATACACGCCTTTATCGAATCTTTCCCGGTATTCAGTTCACGGTGCGCGGTGTGGTGATTCAGGGGTTGCCCTGGGATACACCCATCGCTGTTCAATTTCAGGTCAGCGCCACCCTCAAAAATGGGCAACTCTATACCAACGAGGTTGCCCAATTCATCCGTTTGAAGTGGGGACAGATTGCCCAGATGCGCCTGTATGAAGACACCCAAAAGTTGGCAGCCGCCCTGGACGTTCAATCCGCAGCGGGCGTTAGCGAGGCTAAGGCTGCCCCAATTGCGGGATGA
- a CDS encoding MFS transporter, translating into MQSLTQLFARPNHAPATSGHRLVWAVSLGHLANDICMSTGPVTMTFLATYILKISPIQVGLAISLREFIGAVSQPFFGWLTDRSGGRIQAPSGVLWVALMTLCAIFLAMTGNFYLTLIPYALAAVGSGAFHPVGAMHASGLKQSGSARNTAYFFLAGQTGLAMGPLLAGLLLDNALRASGGEPAPMHMLPMLSLLVLVLPAVIFMGLSLPNRSTYANAQKATVGESVNVWQSLKAVGWGTLALLGVFIILRSIVHLGTANFLPFIFADKGWQPSEYGGITSLFWISSAVAGVIFGRLADRFDRRRVIAISLVLAAPLVVLLPLIDSKIALVVAMATGAMAGGAFPAVVVVAQSLLPGSKGFASGLILGAIFATGAGGSQVLGVLIDRIGFSGAFQVVGVIALIAAGVALLLPHRFSGKG; encoded by the coding sequence GTGCAATCCCTCACGCAGTTATTTGCCCGCCCCAACCATGCTCCCGCCACATCAGGACACCGCCTTGTCTGGGCGGTCAGTTTGGGTCACTTAGCCAACGACATTTGTATGTCCACTGGACCGGTCACGATGACCTTCCTTGCCACCTACATCTTGAAGATTAGCCCCATTCAAGTGGGATTGGCGATCAGCCTGCGCGAGTTTATCGGCGCAGTCTCGCAGCCCTTTTTCGGCTGGCTTACAGATCGCAGCGGGGGGCGAATTCAAGCCCCATCCGGTGTTTTGTGGGTTGCCCTGATGACACTCTGCGCCATCTTCCTTGCCATGACCGGAAACTTTTACCTGACGCTGATTCCCTATGCGCTGGCGGCAGTGGGAAGCGGGGCGTTTCACCCCGTTGGGGCAATGCACGCCTCTGGCTTGAAACAAAGCGGGTCGGCACGGAACACCGCTTATTTTTTCCTTGCCGGGCAGACGGGGCTTGCCATGGGACCGCTGTTGGCGGGGTTGCTTTTGGATAACGCACTGCGTGCCAGCGGTGGCGAACCTGCACCGATGCATATGCTACCCATGCTCTCCCTACTGGTGCTGGTACTGCCTGCGGTGATCTTCATGGGGTTAAGCCTTCCCAACCGCAGCACTTATGCCAATGCCCAGAAAGCAACCGTTGGCGAAAGCGTCAATGTGTGGCAATCCCTGAAAGCGGTAGGGTGGGGGACATTGGCGCTGTTGGGCGTATTTATCATTCTCCGCAGCATCGTCCATTTGGGAACAGCAAATTTCCTCCCTTTCATTTTTGCTGATAAGGGGTGGCAACCTAGCGAATATGGGGGGATAACGAGCTTATTTTGGATTTCCTCCGCCGTTGCGGGGGTCATCTTTGGGCGGTTGGCAGATCGCTTTGACCGCCGCCGTGTGATTGCCATCAGCCTTGTCCTTGCCGCGCCGTTGGTCGTCCTTTTGCCACTGATTGACTCAAAGATAGCGCTGGTGGTGGCCATGGCAACCGGCGCCATGGCGGGTGGGGCATTTCCGGCGGTGGTTGTTGTTGCCCAAAGTTTGCTGCCGGGGAGTAAGGGATTTGCTTCTGGGTTGATTCTCGGCGCGATCTTTGCGACGGGGGCGGGGGGAAGTCAGGTGTTGGGTGTTCTTATTGACCGGATCGGGTTTTCCGGGGCATTTCAGGTGGTGGGAGTCATCGCCCTGATCGCCGCCGGCGTCGCGCTGCTGCTACCGCATCGTTTTTCAGGCAAGGGGTGA
- a CDS encoding bifunctional DNA primase/polymerase, whose translation MNHVLYAATKLLDRFSVIPLSAGDKTPIKGFDLKTYQRTRRATPAEIIAWFQGEPLPNIGIVTGKMSGMFVLDCDTEEAYQDVAARGLPVTMTVKTARGYHLYFAYPDGLAIGNRTGLLPGCDIRGDGGYVVAPPSLHPSGIHYKWIHDVAPAAAPGWLLDLLTMKERRAALPKGKGGRAGEEVRDPAAYIAAAFDREINTLINAQEGERNNTLNTAAFNLGQLVPSGMIREFDVFKALEGAALAIGLGEAEITATIKSGIESGKATPRKLAFSQDKSPTPDKQPSLDETMNLTDLGNARRMVKLYGERLRYVNAYGQWYVWDGTRWGKDETGGIMRAAKKTVMSMYGEASDITDDKERRALVKHALNSESRSRLENMISLCKTEKTIAVKPDALDGNHWLLNCRNMTIDLRTGQAAAHDPKNLISRRLEVDYDPRATCATWVKFLRVVMAGDDDMIEFLQRAVGYTLTGDVGEQSLFFMIGTGKNGKSTFIETLISLMGEYTVKTPTETLMNREGKGVPNDVARLKGMRMVVARETEEGQRLAEAVIKDLTGGDRIVARFLHQEFFEFTPTHKLWMYGNHKPLVKGTDEGIWRRIRLIPFTVTIPPEGRDPNLTEKLRAELPGILNWALDGCRKWQAHGLNDPKRIREATADYRSEMDVLAEFIRESCELSPNAVATAHALYKQYSSWCEDVGERAMSKRQLGLRLQERGFKPHKGTTGTRTWLGIGLPLAKK comes from the coding sequence ATGAACCATGTTTTGTACGCAGCCACGAAGCTCCTTGATAGGTTTTCAGTGATTCCCCTTTCGGCGGGCGATAAGACGCCCATCAAGGGATTCGATCTAAAAACCTATCAGCGGACACGGCGGGCAACCCCCGCTGAAATCATCGCCTGGTTTCAGGGCGAGCCGCTCCCCAACATCGGGATTGTCACTGGAAAAATGTCTGGGATGTTCGTTTTAGACTGCGACACCGAAGAGGCATATCAAGACGTGGCGGCGCGGGGCTTGCCCGTGACCATGACCGTCAAAACAGCACGGGGCTACCATCTATACTTTGCCTACCCCGATGGTCTGGCAATCGGGAATCGGACGGGACTCTTGCCCGGTTGCGACATTCGGGGGGATGGTGGGTATGTGGTCGCCCCACCCTCACTGCACCCGTCGGGTATTCACTACAAATGGATACACGATGTTGCCCCCGCCGCCGCTCCGGGTTGGCTGCTAGACCTTCTGACGATGAAGGAACGCCGCGCCGCCCTGCCAAAAGGGAAGGGGGGACGGGCGGGGGAGGAAGTACGCGATCCCGCCGCCTATATTGCCGCCGCCTTTGACCGTGAAATAAACACTCTTATAAATGCCCAAGAGGGGGAACGAAATAACACCCTAAACACGGCGGCATTCAACTTGGGGCAACTTGTCCCATCAGGGATGATCCGAGAATTTGACGTATTCAAGGCGTTGGAAGGCGCGGCGCTGGCGATAGGATTAGGCGAGGCGGAAATTACGGCGACGATAAAATCGGGGATTGAGTCAGGCAAGGCAACGCCCCGTAAGCTCGCCTTTTCGCAAGATAAATCCCCTACCCCTGACAAACAACCTTCTCTGGACGAAACCATGAACCTGACAGATTTAGGGAATGCCCGGCGCATGGTCAAACTGTACGGGGAGCGCTTGCGCTATGTCAATGCCTATGGGCAATGGTATGTCTGGGATGGGACACGATGGGGCAAGGATGAAACGGGCGGGATCATGCGGGCGGCGAAAAAGACCGTTATGAGCATGTATGGGGAAGCATCTGACATAACCGACGATAAAGAGCGTCGGGCGCTTGTGAAACATGCTCTGAACAGCGAGTCGCGCTCACGGTTAGAAAACATGATTTCCCTGTGCAAAACGGAAAAGACGATTGCCGTAAAGCCCGATGCGCTAGACGGGAATCATTGGCTTTTGAATTGTCGGAATATGACGATTGACCTTCGCACCGGGCAAGCCGCCGCACACGACCCCAAAAATCTCATTTCCCGGCGCTTGGAAGTAGATTATGACCCCCGCGCTACATGCGCTACATGGGTCAAGTTCCTCCGGGTCGTCATGGCGGGGGATGACGACATGATTGAATTCCTCCAGCGGGCGGTGGGCTACACCCTGACGGGCGACGTGGGGGAGCAATCCCTTTTCTTTATGATAGGAACGGGAAAAAACGGAAAATCCACCTTCATTGAAACCCTCATCAGCCTCATGGGGGAATACACCGTGAAAACCCCTACCGAGACCCTCATGAACCGTGAAGGGAAGGGCGTGCCAAATGATGTGGCGCGGTTGAAGGGGATGCGCATGGTGGTTGCCCGTGAAACTGAGGAAGGACAGAGATTGGCAGAAGCAGTGATCAAAGACCTTACCGGGGGAGATCGCATCGTCGCCCGTTTTCTGCATCAGGAGTTTTTTGAGTTCACCCCAACTCACAAACTCTGGATGTATGGTAATCACAAGCCCCTTGTGAAGGGGACAGATGAAGGCATTTGGCGACGGATTCGCCTGATCCCGTTCACCGTGACCATCCCCCCTGAAGGGCGCGATCCCAACCTGACTGAGAAGCTGCGGGCGGAATTGCCGGGGATACTCAATTGGGCGCTTGATGGCTGCCGCAAATGGCAAGCACATGGGCTAAATGACCCCAAACGTATCCGTGAAGCTACCGCCGATTACCGCTCCGAGATGGACGTTCTTGCTGAGTTCATCCGTGAATCGTGCGAACTCTCCCCGAACGCGGTTGCAACCGCCCATGCCCTCTACAAACAATATTCCTCATGGTGTGAAGACGTTGGGGAGCGTGCCATGAGTAAGCGGCAACTTGGCTTACGTCTTCAGGAACGGGGATTCAAGCCCCATAAAGGAACGACGGGGACTCGTACCTGGCTTGGCATTGGACTCCCTCTCGCAAAAAAGTAA
- a CDS encoding collagen-like protein: MIEDIRVMGCELQIFSDGAWIPIGDFSTCGAQGVQGERGIQGEQGERGIQGEQGIPGAQGEKGDKGDKGADGTTFPLPESTGEDDQDSCNVAGFLAEGIIKKVVGLIIEAREGQKSRNETVIDIIESLMGVKLAEKLPVVGVLISAVSDAAKRFVNALFLSDLPSLQNALDDAALWSDIACAIYCAVTPDRGVTEENIQDVLDAVSGVIYDPNQALINEFRLFMETLGLVGLQAASQSGIYAVYDCSGCGCADVIEPRIITFDPVTYPYTTPPSIGLGVIQESGGDGGSRWYKSTIVSSPNDCTNQTTIFVDFTVDRPVEKITAKIYNNRLNVEWSVSDAQGNLIKADLIENLSGWTERTIIFDNELSVGDYRISVSNCWGVDLYVGIDSIRLWAPGE; this comes from the coding sequence ATGATTGAAGACATTCGCGTTATGGGGTGTGAGCTACAGATTTTCTCTGATGGGGCATGGATACCCATTGGTGATTTCTCCACTTGTGGCGCTCAGGGGGTACAAGGAGAGCGTGGCATACAGGGAGAGCAAGGGGAACGTGGTATACAGGGGGAGCAAGGCATCCCCGGCGCACAAGGCGAAAAAGGGGATAAGGGTGATAAGGGTGCTGATGGAACGACGTTTCCCTTGCCCGAAAGTACAGGAGAGGATGATCAGGATTCGTGCAATGTGGCGGGTTTTTTAGCAGAGGGGATTATCAAGAAGGTTGTAGGGCTTATTATTGAGGCACGTGAGGGTCAAAAATCAAGAAATGAAACAGTTATTGACATAATAGAAAGCCTCATGGGGGTTAAGCTAGCAGAGAAACTTCCGGTTGTCGGCGTCTTGATTTCCGCAGTGTCTGACGCAGCGAAAAGATTTGTTAATGCTCTATTCTTAAGCGATCTCCCATCTCTTCAGAATGCATTGGATGATGCTGCTCTATGGAGCGATATAGCCTGTGCGATCTACTGCGCCGTCACGCCAGATCGAGGTGTCACAGAAGAAAACATCCAAGACGTACTAGACGCTGTATCTGGGGTCATTTATGACCCGAATCAAGCGCTCATAAACGAATTCAGGCTATTCATGGAAACGTTGGGACTAGTTGGCTTACAAGCGGCGTCCCAAAGTGGGATTTACGCCGTATACGATTGTTCAGGGTGCGGCTGCGCTGATGTTATTGAGCCGCGCATAATCACTTTCGATCCTGTCACATACCCGTACACAACTCCACCATCAATCGGACTTGGTGTGATCCAAGAAAGCGGGGGTGATGGGGGATCGCGGTGGTATAAGTCAACAATCGTAAGCAGCCCGAACGACTGTACAAACCAAACAACAATATTCGTTGACTTTACTGTAGATAGACCAGTCGAAAAAATCACGGCAAAAATATATAACAACAGACTTAATGTTGAATGGAGCGTGAGCGATGCTCAAGGCAACCTTATCAAAGCAGATTTGATTGAAAATCTATCGGGTTGGACAGAGCGAACCATAATATTTGACAACGAACTAAGTGTGGGTGATTACCGCATTTCAGTGTCGAATTGTTGGGGCGTAGACCTGTATGTGGGAATTGACAGTATACGGCTATGGGCGCCAGGAGAATAG
- a CDS encoding 3'-5' exonuclease, translated as MTCTPMNWKVIMSLKMLKTVWESQNFIVLDTETTGLGYGSEIVEIAIIDHLGNSLLNTRIRPVYSIPDDAAAVHGITDRDVLDAPLWTAIRGAIRGILTERDVIIYNAQYDVKMLRSSDGVHQIKEAWDIARYHCAMLAYAEYLGDWNDYHRSWRWHKLTSAMRQQSLPFRDAHSALGDCQMTLSLMNHIFR; from the coding sequence ATGACGTGTACACCTATGAATTGGAAGGTGATTATGTCTCTAAAAATGCTTAAGACGGTCTGGGAAAGCCAAAACTTTATTGTTTTGGACACCGAAACTACCGGGCTAGGGTACGGGTCTGAAATCGTTGAAATAGCGATTATTGACCATCTAGGAAATTCCCTACTCAATACCCGTATCCGACCCGTGTACAGCATACCTGACGACGCGGCGGCGGTACACGGGATAACGGATCGGGATGTGTTGGACGCTCCCTTGTGGACAGCAATTCGGGGGGCTATACGGGGGATTCTGACAGAGCGGGACGTAATCATCTACAACGCTCAATACGATGTGAAAATGTTACGGTCCTCCGATGGGGTACACCAAATAAAGGAAGCATGGGACATAGCGCGATACCACTGCGCTATGTTGGCATACGCGGAATATCTGGGGGATTGGAACGATTATCATCGTTCATGGCGTTGGCACAAACTGACAAGTGCCATGCGCCAACAAAGTCTCCCTTTTCGAGATGCCCATTCAGCATTGGGCGATTGCCAAATGACCCTCTCGCTCATGAACCATATTTTCAGATAA
- a CDS encoding helix-turn-helix domain-containing protein: MNIQALKKAVERGGSIRAAARELGVSYTSVQWWLARNGYRVVKVAKLVRTRKK, from the coding sequence TTGAACATTCAAGCGTTGAAAAAGGCAGTAGAGCGCGGCGGGTCAATCCGTGCGGCGGCGCGTGAATTGGGCGTGTCTTACACGTCCGTCCAATGGTGGCTTGCCCGCAACGGGTATCGAGTAGTGAAGGTGGCGAAGCTGGTGAGGACCCGCAAGAAGTAG
- a CDS encoding helix-turn-helix transcriptional regulator, which produces MALSDRIKTTRELRKLSQQDLADRTGISVRQILRYENGDSDPTAAVLSRIARELEVSADYLLGFVDNPTEHVREEDLTPDERELVFAYKNKRYKELILLLAGLIKGEN; this is translated from the coding sequence ATGGCTCTCAGTGACAGGATAAAAACTACCCGCGAACTGCGAAAACTTTCTCAACAGGATTTGGCAGATCGGACGGGTATAAGCGTTAGACAGATTCTGAGATATGAAAACGGGGATAGTGATCCTACCGCCGCCGTACTTTCACGGATTGCGCGGGAATTGGAAGTAAGCGCTGACTATCTATTGGGTTTTGTGGATAACCCTACTGAGCATGTCCGTGAAGAGGATTTGACACCCGATGAACGTGAGCTAGTTTTCGCATACAAAAACAAACGATATAAGGAATTAATTTTACTACTTGCCGGACTGATAAAGGGTGAAAATTAG
- a CDS encoding SH3 domain-containing protein — protein sequence MDHRYVARFFALFIIIALLFSGMGLATAQETVTAIVTASSLNMRAQPNSRATKITTLPKGAEIVLSGKSQDRNWGYGVSGGLTGWVALNYIQITSSTGIAVLPVTPADAPTSAPAEPASAASGGDSTPPPSGDGGSLPAPVVRGSVSGGFELGGQVYGLGGGTVNAMRTAGMTWVKRQAHAGDGGAIGMIGEAHANGFRILLSVIGDKGQVMNDAYHDVYAGYVGELARNGADAIEIWNEQNIDREWAQGYIDPALYVRLLAKAYNAIKANNPGTIVITGAPAPTGAEGAFGTDRVWNDDRYTAGMAAAGAGRYADCIGIHYNEGIVSPTQRSGDPRGDNYPTRYFDTMLARGLKGFGGKKACFTELGYLTSEGYPPLPGGFAWAAGTDVGEHAAWLAQAAVRASNSGKVRLMIIFNVDFNYYGEDPQGGFAIIRPGGGCPACDTLGRVMRR from the coding sequence ATGGATCATCGTTATGTTGCGCGGTTCTTCGCGCTGTTTATCATCATTGCCTTGCTTTTCTCTGGGATGGGTCTTGCTACCGCCCAAGAGACGGTAACTGCCATCGTCACCGCCAGTTCGCTGAACATGCGTGCGCAGCCCAACAGCCGCGCCACCAAAATTACAACCCTTCCTAAAGGGGCAGAGATCGTTTTGAGCGGGAAAAGCCAAGACCGCAACTGGGGCTACGGCGTTTCCGGCGGGCTGACGGGTTGGGTGGCACTCAATTACATTCAGATCACCTCCTCAACTGGAATTGCCGTCCTCCCCGTAACGCCCGCTGACGCCCCGACGAGCGCCCCTGCCGAACCCGCTTCGGCGGCAAGCGGTGGCGATAGCACACCCCCACCAAGCGGGGATGGTGGCAGCCTTCCCGCCCCAGTGGTGCGGGGATCTGTCTCCGGCGGCTTTGAATTGGGCGGGCAAGTCTACGGTTTAGGTGGTGGAACAGTGAATGCCATGCGCACAGCGGGCATGACATGGGTGAAACGGCAGGCACATGCTGGGGATGGTGGTGCGATTGGGATGATCGGGGAAGCACACGCCAATGGCTTCCGAATTCTTCTTTCCGTGATCGGTGACAAAGGGCAGGTGATGAACGACGCCTACCATGATGTCTATGCTGGTTATGTGGGCGAACTTGCCCGTAATGGCGCGGATGCTATCGAAATCTGGAACGAGCAGAATATTGACCGCGAATGGGCGCAAGGCTACATCGACCCCGCCCTGTACGTCCGCCTTTTGGCGAAGGCTTACAACGCGATCAAGGCGAATAATCCGGGCACCATAGTGATTACTGGTGCGCCTGCCCCAACCGGCGCGGAGGGTGCCTTTGGGACGGATCGTGTTTGGAACGATGATCGCTACACGGCGGGTATGGCGGCGGCAGGTGCGGGGCGTTATGCCGATTGCATCGGTATCCATTACAACGAAGGAATCGTCAGCCCTACCCAACGGAGCGGCGACCCACGCGGAGATAACTACCCAACGCGCTATTTTGATACGATGTTGGCGCGGGGCTTAAAGGGCTTTGGCGGGAAAAAAGCCTGTTTCACCGAGCTTGGCTACCTCACCTCTGAGGGCTACCCGCCGTTGCCCGGTGGCTTTGCGTGGGCGGCGGGAACGGATGTAGGCGAACATGCGGCGTGGCTGGCGCAAGCGGCAGTACGTGCCTCTAACTCAGGAAAAGTTCGCCTGATGATCATTTTCAACGTCGATTTCAATTACTATGGCGAAGACCCTCAAGGGGGCTTTGCCATTATCCGCCCCGGCGGTGGCTGCCCGGCGTGTGATACGCTTGGACGGGTGATGCGTCGTTAG